The genome window TCCCAATCTACTCAAACACCCGCCGCTCATCAGGCAATCGCCCCGCCCAATCGCAAGCAAACTGATATGCGGTGCGCCCCGAGCGGCTGCCGCGCATTTGCGCCCAGTTCAACGCGGCGTGTCGCGCGGTTTCGTCCAAAGGCAGCCTGAAATCTGCTAGCCAGTTTTCCACCGCTGCCAAGTATTCATTTTGGTCAAACGGATAAAAGCTCAACCACAAGCCAAAGCGGTCGGACAGCGATACTTTTTCTTCCACCGCTTCTTTGGCATGGATTTCGCCGCCGCGCCCTGTGTGCGTGTTGGCGTTGTCGTCCATGTATTCGGGCATCAGGTGGCGGCGGTTGGAAGTGGCATACACCAACACGTTGTCTGCGCGGCGCGATAGGCTGCCATCCAGCGCGGTTTTCAGGGCTTTGTAGCCGTCTTCGCCTTCTTCAAACGATAAATCGTCGCAGAACACGATGAATTTTTCGGGACGGCTTTCCAGCAAAATCAGCAGTGCGGGCAGCGTTGCCAAGTCGTTTTTGTCCACTTCAATCAGCCGCAAGCCGCGCTCGGCGTATTCGTGCAGCAGGGCTTTTACCAGCGATGATTTGCCTGTGCCGCGCGCGCCTGTGAGTAAGACGTTGTTGGCGGGTCGCCCTGCTAAAAATTGCTCGGTATTGCGCACCAGCCGCGCCATTTGGCTGTTTACGGCGGCAAGGCGGGCTAGCGGAAAGGTGTGCGGGCGTGGCAAGCCTTGCAACACGCCTGCGTTGCCTGCTTTTGTCCAGCGATAGGCGATGCTGGCTTGCCAATCGGGGGCGATGGCTTCGGGCGGCAGCCATGCGTCTAGGCGGCGCAACACGGATGCGGCTTGGTGCAAAAATTGGGCGAGTTTCATTTTCAGGCTGCCTTATTCGGCTGCGGGCGGTTCAACGCCCACATAGATGCGCGGCAAACCGTCCAGCATATAGGTTTCAAAATCGGTGGTGAAGGTGCGTTTCAGGCTGCCGTTGTCTTCAATTTCGCCCCATGTTTGGTACACGCTTTGCGCGCTTGGCTCGGGCACGATAAAGCGGGCGTAGTCTTGCGCGGGGATGTGGGTTTCGCTGGCGAAGCTGGGCAGCGGGAAATCGGTGGCGGTGATGCGCCCGATGGTGATGAGCACGTCGTTGGGTGCGTCGTCAAAATATTGGTACACGCAGTAAATCGTCATGGTGAACGAGGGCAGGCGGTTGGCTTTGTGGTTGCCTTCCCATTGCTGCCACATTTCGCCCAGCGTTTCGTGGGCTTTGTCTAGCGTGGTGCGCTGTTGGATGCCGATGATGCGCAGGGGGATGGGGACGGAGGTGTAGTCAAGCATGGTGTTCCTTGGGGGGTGATGATGAAGCAGCCTGAAACGGCGTTTGCGGTTGCCCGATGTTTCAGGCTGCCCGATGGATAAAGCAAAAGATGCAGCCTGAAACCGTGTTGGCGTTTTCAGGCTGCCTTAATGGGGGTTGTTGATTGCTAACAGCCCCCTGATTTGATTATTGGTTACGCAAATCCATAATGTCGCGCCAGCCGTCGTTGGTTTTCACCAAAGTGGCGTGTTTGGTTTGCGTTTGGTTCAGGCCGTTGTAATACGGGCTGTCTTTCAACAGCTTTTTCGCCCAGCGTTCGGCGTTGATTTTTGCCTCGTAAGACACTTGGGTGATGGTTACGCCGTTACTGGGGGTGGGCGCGGTGAAGAAATTGATTTTTTCTACTTTTTCGTTGCCAATGCACATCAAGGCTTCTTGGTTGGGCAAGGCTTGGAAGGTGTCTTCGCCTTTTTTGGTGAGGCTGTAAACCATGTAGCGCACCGCGTTGTCGCCCTCGCCCTCGCGTTGCTCCTTATCGCGGCGATACAAGCCCGCATCGGTGAGCACTTCCATTTGGTCAATCGCGGTTAAATTGGCGCGTTTGCCATTGTCTTGACGTTTCACCAGCTTCACTTCGGGCGAGCCCAGTGTGGGATTATCGCCCGCTTTGCGCGTGTCCACCGTCAGCTGAAACGGCACGCACACCGAATGAAATTTTACCGACGCATTCACCGCTTTTTGCACGGTAGATTTAGACAATTTGTCGCCGCCGCCGCAAGCTGCCAATAACAACACGCTGCTCAAAACCCACAATTTTTTCATGATTCACTCCGTGTTTACAAAAGTTTGCGAAAGAGCCAAGGATAACGGCAAAACCCGCCTGCGACAAGACAAAAATAGCATGATTTCGTACAATGTGGCTTTATTTGCAAGGAAATGTAAACATGACCATCCAGCTCTACGGCATCCCCAACTGCGCCACCGTGAAAAAAGCCCGCGCATGGCTAGACGAACACCACATCGCGCACGAATTCATCAACTTCAAAACCCAAGCCCCCACGCGCGAATGGCTTTCAGACTGCCTCAAACAAATCCCGCTGGACACGCTGCTCAACAAACGCGGCACCACATGGCGCAAGCTCACGCCCGAGCAGCAAGCCCAAGCCAATAGCGAAGCGGGCGCGATTGCGCTAATGATGGCGCAACCGAGCGTCATCAAACGCCCCGTGCTGGTGTGTGGTGGCAAGATTACCGTTGGCTTTGACGCAGATGCTTATGCCGCGCTGTTTCAGGCTGCCTCTTAATCCCCACCCAAAGGCAGCCCAAAACTATGTCTGTCTCTATGCCCGCCCCCATGCCCATCTTGTTCATTGCCGATTTGCACCTCTCCGACCACACGCCCGGCCTCAACGCCCTGTTTGCCCGATTTCTGCGCGATTGGCAGGGCAAAGCCGCCGCGCTCTACATCTTGGGCGATTTGTTTGACGCGTGGACGGGCGATGACGACGACAGCGCCACCGCCGCCCAAGTAGCGCAGCAGCTTGCCGACTTCGCCGCCGATGCACCCGTGTATTTCATCGCGGGCAATCGCGATTTTTTGCTGGGCAAACGCTACGCCGCCCAATGCCGCATGACGCTGCTGCCCGAAAACCAAATCGTTGAATATTTTGGAAAGACCATTTTGCTCACCCACGGCGATGAAATGTGCACCGACGATGTGGGCTATCTGCGCTACCGCAAAATCATGCGCAACAAAATTGTGCAAAAAATCCTGCTGTCGCTGCCGTTTCGCACGCGCAAAAACATTGCCGCCAAGCTACGCGCCGCCAGCCGCGAGCGCAAAAGGCAGCCTGAAAACTACGCCATCGCCGATGTAACCGAACAAGGCGTTCAGGCTGCCTTAGCCCGCCACCCGCACGCGCAAATCATTATCCACGGGCACACCCACCGCCCCGCCCATCATGTGCACACCTTTTGCCAGCGCGAAATCAGCCGCTATGTGCTGCAAGATTGGCACGACGGCAAAGGCGGCTATCTGCTGCTGGACGAACGCGGCGTGCACGCGCACGGCTTGCCCGAATAGTTTTCAGGCTGCCTTTGTTGCCCATTCAAAGGCAGCCTGAAAACCCAGTTCAACGAAATTATAGCGAGGCAAAATAACAACGACACAAGTAGGGTGTGTGGCTTTGCCACGCACGCGGTTTGCAAAATCTCAACCCAAGCCCGCGTGCGTGCCTGCGGCACACACCCTACACACTGTCATCAGCGACGCGGCAGATTATCCATATTGCGCATTCATACACGTTGTCATACGCCATTTGGCGATGCGCCGTCGCCACTCCATTGCGTTTCAGGCTGCCTTTGTTGCCTATTTAAAGGCAGCCTGAAAATCGCCCTCACACCATTTTCAGGCTGCCCCATGAAACCCCACCGCACCCTTATCATCTCCGTGTTTATCGTTGCCAGCTGCGGCTTGGCGTATGAACTCATCACCGCCGCGCTGGCAAGCTATCTGCTGGGCGACAGCATTTTCCAATACTCGCTCATCATCGGGCTGTATCTGTTTTCCATGGGCATCGGCGCGCACCTCACGCGCTACATCGCCGATAAAGACGTGTTGCACCGCTTTATAGAAATCGAGCTGCTGGTGGGGTTGATTGGCGGTATTTCCGCGCTGTTTCTGTTTACCGCGTTCGGCATCGCCGCCGCGCCGTTTCGCACGCTGCTGTATGCGCTGGTTGCCGTTATCGGCACGGTGGTCGGCATGGAAATCCCGCTGGTGATGCGCGTGCTCAACGAGCAACGGCTCGCATTCAAAGACACCGTTGCCCGCGTGCTCACCTTTGACTACATGGGCGCGCTTGCCGTGTCGCTGCTGTTTCCGCTTTTCCTTGCGCCCAAGCTCGGCATGGCACGCTCCGCGCTGCTGTTCGGCTTGCTCAACGCCGCCGTTGCCCTGCTCACCGCGCGCGTTTTCAGGCTGCATCTGCCGCGCTATCGCAGCCTGAAATGGCGCAGCTACGCCGTGCTGCTGTTGCTGCTGGTTGCCTTTGTTTTTGCCAACCGCTGGGTGTTCCAAGCCGAGCAGCGTTATTTTGGCGACCCCGTGGTGTTTGAAAGCCATTCGCCCTACCAGCGGCTGGTGGTAACGCAATGGAAAGACGATACCCGCTTGTATATTAACGGCAATTTGCAATTCTCCTCGCGCGACGAAGCCCGTTACCACGAAGCCCTTGTCATCCCCGCCATGCAAGCCGCCGCGCAGCACAAGCGCGTGTTGATTTTGGGCGGCGGCGATGGTTTGGCGGCGCGAGAAGTGTTGAAATATCCGCAAGTTCAACAAGTTACGCTAGTGGATTTAGACCCCGATATGACGCGCACTTTTCAAACGTCTGCCAAACTGGTTGCCCTGAACCAAAACGCACTCAACCATCCCAAGCTGCGCATCATCAACGACGATGCCGCGCAATGGCTGCAACACACCGCCGCGCAGTTTGATGTCATCATCATTGACCTGCCCGACCCCTCCAATTTTGCGCTGGGCAAGCTGTATTCCGTGCCGATGTACCGTCTGGTGGCGCGGCATTTGGCAGCGGGCGGCAAGATGGTGGTGCAATCCACCTCGCCTTATTTTGCGCCCCATGCGTATTGGTCGGTGGTGGCGACGCTGGAAGCGGCAGGGTTGAAAACCGCGCCGTATCATGTGTATGTGCCCAGCTTCGGCGAATGGGGTTATGTGTTGGCGGGCGCAGAAGCCGATTTCAGGCTGCCCATCCGCGTGGACGTGCCTACCCGTTTTTTGAACGCGGCGGAAATGGCGCAAATGTTCCGCTTCCCCGCCGACATGGCGCGGCGCGAGGTTGAACCGAATTATCTGAATAACCAAAAATTGGTGGCGTATTTTGAGCAGGATTGGGCGAATGTGATGCGGTGATGAACGCGGAGTAGGTTTTCAGACTGCCTTTGCGGCGAGACAGAGGCAGCCTGAAAATATTTTTGAGCATAACAGGAGAGAACGATGAACCAACTATCTTGGAACGAGGCCGCAGTTATCAGCGCGTTGGCTGCGGTGTTGTCGTGGATTTATCCGCCGTTTATTTGCTTTATCGGCGTGGGCGGCGTGTGCGCAGCAACTTTTGGCGGCATTGCCTTGCTGGAATTGCGCGAAACGCCCGCGCGCGGGCTGGCTTTGGCGCGATTGGGCTGGTATGTGGGCTGGATAAACATCGCGGCGTATGTGTATTTGATGGCGGGCTTGGTTCGGCAAGCCATAGCGGGTGGTTAGTGAGCGGGGCGCATGGATTGTGGCGCGGCAATCGGATGGTTGGCGTGTTGCGGATTTTCAGGCTGAAACCTTTGCAAAACCCCAGTGGCAGCCTGAAATTTAAAATGGAGCGGCGACGGCTCGTCGCCAAATAGTTGATTTAAAGCAGTTTTGCTAATTGAAAATATGTCGGCAAGCCGCCAACGCTCCATCGGTTACAGGTTTTGCAAAGGTTTCAGGCTGTCAATGGGGGTAGGGCAGCCTGAAAACGGATTGGAAGGTATTGGCTTGCCGATATTCATTTGAAGGCAGCCTGAAAACGTGTATGGCATGGTTTTCAGGCTGCCTTAAACCGCGTGCGTAGCGGAGCTACACGCCCTGCGGCTTGCTGCGGTTTGCGGTGGGTTGGGTATTGATGCCCGACATTTTTTTTAAATGTTCGGGTGTCTGCCCATCGGGCATAAATGACCGACCTACTCATCTCGCGCCGCACACCGCCAACGCCTCGCAAAACCCCGCCGGTGTTCGGGCAGATATTTTTCCACCACCGCTCGCGCGTCTTGCGACCATTCTTCGGCAAACCCGCCATCACCGACATCGCAGAAAATTTTCCGCCCGCTGCCCTCGTATGCGGTTTCCAATTCGCGCAACGCCGCCAGCGTATCCATAAAAGCCGCCAAACTCGGCGCAACGCTCGTGCGGTTTTCCACCGTGCCGTAGCCTGTCGGCAGCCAGAATACAGGGCATTCGGGCTGGACAGTGTCGGCGAACAGCACCGAATCATCAACCAGCCGCGCAAAAATCACCCAGCTTGGCTGCCATTGCAGGTTTGGCACAAGCTCGTGGGTTTTGCTGTCCGCAACGATAGACCAGCCCTCCGGTGCGTCTGCCAGCTCTTCGTAGTCCAACCATTCCACCAATCCGTCCAACAACGGCAAAAAACCGCTGCTTTCGTCCAATCTGCCGATGCGGATATGGCGGTAAAACCCGCCCAGCGCGTCCATGTTTTCGGGCAGGCTGCCCATAGCCGGCAATTCGCTGTGCGGCACGCGGTGTGCGCCGTAGCCGATGCCGTTGGGGAAGTATGGCAGCGGCAGCAGTTCGCGCGGCTGGGGAAGGTATTGCAGGTGAAACAGGCGGGCGAAGTGTTTTAGGTTCATGGGTTGTCCTTTCGCAAAGGGGGTGGGCTACCTGAAAACGAACGGAGTGAGTTTCAGCGGAGCTAAAACGAGCGCAGCGGGTTTCTGCGAAGCTAAAAGGGTTGAGGCAGCCTGAAAACGTGAAATCTTGTTTTTGGCTTGTTTTCAGGCTGCCTCACCGCTTTGCTGCGCCTGCGCCCATGCCACGGCGGTGGTAATGGCGGCTTTGGCCTGCGGGCTGTTTTTCCAGCAGCTTGAACCTGTGAGCAAAGCGCCTTGCTGCAAAATATCGGTGGGGTCAGCCGTTGCCAGTTTGGCGACATCGTCCAAGCCCATTTGCTGCAAACGCTGCAACACGGTTTTGCCCACGCCTTTTACGGCGAGCAGGCTGGCGGTTTGGGTTTCAGTGAAGGGCATGATTTTTCCTTTGTGGCGGTGGAGAATGTGCGGGCAGCCTGAAAAGCATTTTTCCGTTTTCAGGCTGCCTCTTTTCACTGGGCAGATGGATTGAAATACTGAACAAACTCTTTTGCGCTCGGGCAGTTGGGGTGTTGTGCAGCGCGTTCAATGGAGAAATCCCAATATTTCGCCATACGGTTAGCGCAGATTAGTTTTGAACCCACGCCGCGCACGCTTTTTTCGTTGATGATTTCACGAATACGCTCCCAAGGTTTATCTTGTGTCTGCTCGGGATATTCTTCATGGAATTGACTAATTTGTAAAAAATTGCACATGGCTTGCGAGTCCGCCAAATACCATGCTTCCAATGCTTTAATGGCGATAAATATAAATTCAATCTTCTCGTGTGATATGCGTTTGCGCACATTTTCGGCACAAGGATCATCTTCCAAATCAGTCAAAACAAATAATTTCTCCACACCTAAATTGGCAAATTCCGCCAAATGTGAATCCATATATTCAGGCAGCAGATTCCCCCCGCCTTTTGCATCTTGTACTTTGACCAACTCAAAACCGCATTTGGCAAAGAAATCACGGAAATTTTGTGATGTTTCCAGCAGTTTCTTTTCGCTTGCTCCTTCCACGATAAAGCCGATTTTTACCATGGCGAGCCTCCACCCAAAATATTGGTTAGCCAAGCGGTATCTAAGGGAATTTTGTTTTTATCCACGCTTGAACCCCGCAAACTTTTCACTTGTGTTGCTCCATTTTCCTGCTGCACAAAAAACAGTTCTTCCACTTCGCTATTCCGTACCACAGATTCGCTGTGAGTGGTCAGAATAACCGTGTGTTTGCCTGATTCTGCCATTTTGTTGCGGATAAAGCCGATAATCTCGCCAATGGCTTTGGGATGAATGCCGCGCTCGGGCTCTTCAATAATCGTAATTCCGTACTCGTTATAGCGGCTTAGAATGGCAGTTAGGATACAAATCACATAAATTGTGCCGTCTGAAATCAGGTGTGCAGGGAATTGTTTACCGCTGGCTTCTGTAAAGGATAAACCTACCGAACCATCCAAGCGATTAGCAGAGGCATTGATTTCTTGCATTTGCGGAACGATGAGTTCCAGCCATTCCATCAGGGTTTCGCGGAAATCATCGTCCTTTTCTAGTTTGGCGAGTACGGCAGTGATGTTGTTGCCATTGGGGTTAAGTTCATCTGAATTGATGATGTCGCGGCTGGGATATTTAGCGGTGAATGGGTCAATACGGAAAATTTTTATATTAGTTACAAAATCAAATAGCTCAATATAGTCAAAATCTTCAATCATTAATAATGTAGAAAACTTAGATGGTTTAGAGCTGGTTAAACGAAATTCTTTTAAAGTTTCATAAGCATGGTTATTTAAATATTGTGCAACATCACTCCTTGCTTCCTTAATTTTATTTGCCAATTCATTCATATTACTTTTATATTCACTAAGAATAGCCTCAGCTTCTTTTGTATTTTCAATATTACTAATAAAAACAATATTATTATCTTTTGATAATTCTTCTTCAATAATAAAATTTCCATCTTCTGAAAATCTTAATTTTGATAAATAGGAAAAAATTGCGCTATTTAAATTTACTTCTATTTTTAACAGCATTTCTTTTGATACTTCACTATCGTTTCTCTTTGGCAAAATATCACTCAATCCACCAAAATCTTTAATAGCACTATCTAACCCATAACGTATTACCGCCCCAAAAAACGCCAACGCCTCCACCAAATTACTCTTCCCCGCCCCATTTGCCCCAGCCAGCACCATCAAAGAAGGCACATCTTCCAGCACTAAATGTCCAATACTTTTATAGCCTTTGATTTCCAATCGCTTGATTTTCATTTTTCAACCTCTCTGTATGTTTAGGCAGCCTGAAACATATTTTCAGGCTGCCTGTCCGTCTAACTATCGGGTAACCGGTTTATACCGAATCCGTTTCGGTTTCGCGCCCTCTTCGCCCAAACGGCGTTTCTTGTCGGCTTCGTATTCCTGATAGTTGCCGTCGAAGAACACCCATTTCGAATCGCCTTCACAAGCCAAGATATGCGTGGCGATGCGGTCGAGGAACCAGCGGTCGTGCGAAATCACCATCACGCTGCCGGCAAATTCGAGCAGCGCGTCTTCCAGCGCGCGCAGGGTTTCCACGTCCAAATCGTTGGAGGGTTCGTCCAAAAGCAGCACGTTGCCGCCCGCGAGCAGGGTTTTCGCCAAATGCAAACGCCCGCGTTCGCCGCCCGAAAGTTGCCCTGCGATTTTGCTTTGGTCGCTGCCTTTGAAGTTGAAGCGTCCCAAATAGGCGCGGGCGGGGATTTCAAACTGGCCTACCTGCAAAATATCGCGGCCTTCGGCGATGTTGTCAAACACGGTTTTGTCGTTTTGCAGGCCGTCGCGGCTTTGGTCGATGAGCGACATTTTGACGGTTTGGCCGATTTTCACTTCGCCGGAATCGGGCTGCTCTTTGCCCGAAATCATTTTAAACAGCGTCGATTTACCCGCGCCGTTCGGGCCGATGATGCCGACAATCGCGCCCGCAGGCACTTTGAAGCTCAAATCGTCAATCAGCACTTTGTCGCCAAACGATTTGGAAACATTCACAAATTCAATCACTTCGTTGCCCAAACGCTCGGCGACGGGGATAAAAATTTCCTGTGTTTCGTTGCGTTTTTGGTATTCGTAATTGGACATTTCTTCAAAACGCGCCAAACGGGCTTTGGATTTGGCTTGGCGGCCTTTGGCGTTTTGGCGCACCCATTCCAATTCCTGCTTCATGGCTTTCACGCGCGCGGCTTCGGATTTGGCTTCGTTTTCCAAGCGTTTTTCTTTTTGTTCCAGCCACGATGAGTAATTGCCTTTCCACGGGATGCCGTGGCCGCGGTCGAGCTCCAAAATCCATTCGGCGGCGTTGTCCAAGAAATAGCGGTCGTGTGTTACCGCGACCACCGTGCCGGGGAAGCGCACGAGGAATTGTTCCAGCCATTCCACCGATTCCGCGTCCAAGTGGTTGGTCGGCTCGTCCAGCAGCAGCATGTCGGGCTTGGAAAGCAAGAGTTTGCACAGGGCAACGCGGCGTTTTTCACCGCCGGACAGATTGCCGATTTTGGCATCCCATTCAGGTAGCCTCAACGCATCGGCGGCGATTTCCAATTCGTGTTCCGCACCGCCGCCCGTGGACGACCCCGCCGCGATAATCGCTTCCAAGCGGCCCTGCTCTTCCGCCAGCGCGTCAAAATCGGCATCAGGATTGGCGTATTCGGCATACACTTCTTCCAAACGCTTCTGCGCGGCGGCCACTTCGCCCAAGCCGCTTTCCACTTCTTCGCGCACGGTTTTTTCGGGGTCAAGCTCCGGCTCTTGTGGCAGATAGCCGATTTTGATGCCGCCCATCGGCACGGCTTCGCCTTCAAATTCTTTGTCCACGCCCGCCATAATGCGTAACACGGTGGACTTGCCTGCGCCGTTCAGCCCTAAAAGACCGATTTTCGCGCCCGGAAAGAACGACAGGGAGATGTCTTTGATGATGGTTTTCTGCGGCGGCACGACTTTGCTCACGCGCAGCATGGAATAGACGTATTGTTGGGACATAGATGCTCCTTGTTGGAATGGTTGAGGAAAGGGGGGAGGCAGCCTGAAAACGAGCGTAGCGAGTTTCAGCGAAGCTAAAACAGCATTTTAAAAAGCGTTTTCAGGCTGCTTTAAAGGTAATCGTGTTGCGACATACGAGAAAGGTAATCGTCTGGCGACATATAAGAAGTTAGCCTTTCAATCGGGCAGTGTTCGCGGATGGCTGCGATAACGCCACGTAGTCCTCCACGAAGCATATCGGTTAGGGGGATTGCTTTGTTCTTCTCTCGTTGCCAAAAGTATTTGGCTGGCGGATGGGGGTCTTGTTTCAAAATATAAAATAAAAAATAGCTTGTTGTACGATTACTACGAACGGCGCGGATATAAAAATTGTCAATATCCTGCCAAGCAACAAAGGTTTTGTGCAAAGAAAACAGGGTGTGGTAGTGGATGCCATCTTTGCCGATTTCTATCCAGTTTGGCGTTAGGATAGCGCGCAAGCATTTAAAGGAAAACCGAATTGAGATGTTACAAGAAAAAGCACAAACCCAGCTTATCGGTGTGAGCAGTATCCGCCAACTAGAATTCATAACAAGCCACACTGCGGCGAGAATGCTGAAATAAGCAACTGGCAGGAAAACAATTAAATAGAATAGAACGAGCCAAATATCGATTTTAAGCGTGGTATTCATGGTTTTATCTGGGATTTAGGCAGCCTGAAAACGAGCGTAGCGCGTTTCGGCGAAGCTAAAACGGCATTTAAACATTTAAAAAAGCGTTTTCAGGCTGCCTTTGGGTTTTGCGCTGTTTAGGCAGCCTGAAAACGGAAAAACAGGTTTTCAGGCTGCCTTTGGCGTTATTCCAAATCGCCGTTTTTCAGCGCATCAAACTTGGCTTTCATGGTCGGATTTTTGCGCGTGAGTTTTTTGACGGTTAGCTCTTCGGCTTTGTTGTTGGCAAGGCGCAGGTTGTTTTCCGTGCCCAAGAGGTCGGCTTTGGTTTTTTCCAGATGGCGGATGGTGTCGTCGATGTGTTTGATGGCAGCCTGAAACTTCTCGCTGGCGAGGCGGTAGTTGCGCCCGAATTTTTCGCGGAAGTCGTCGAGCTCGTTTTCAAAGTTGGTGATGTCGATGTGTTGCTCGCGCATGGCGGCGACTTCTTGTTTGTATTTGAGGGCGTTGAGCCCTGCGTTGCGCAACAGGGAGATGATGGGGATGAAAAACTGGGGGCGCACGACGTACATTTTGGGGTAGGCGTGGGATACGTCCACAATGCCGCCGTTGTAGAGTTCGCTGTCGCTTTCCAGCAGCGAGACGAGCACGGCGTATTCGCAGTTTTTTTCGCGGCGGTCTTTGTCCAGCTCTTTGAAAAAGTGTTCGTTTTTCTTTTTGGTGGCGGTTTCGTCGTTTTCGTTTTTCATTTCAAACATGATGGAGACGATTTCGTTGCCTGCGCCGTCTTGCTCGCGGAAGATGTAGTCGCCTTTGCTGCCGCCGGCGGCATCGTTGTCTTTGCCGAACTGGGCTTGCGGGAACGCCATGGCGCGGATGCGGTTGAACTCGGTTTCGCAATGGGCTTCCAGGCTTTCGCCGACCATTTTGGTGGATTGGCGGGCTTTGAAGTCTTTGTAGAACGCGACTTCTTCGTCTTTGTGTTTGAGCTGGATTTCGTAGCGTTCGCGCAGGGCGTTTTGGGCGAGTTGGTTTTGGCTGTCGCGCAGTTGGAGCTGGGCGGCAAGCTCGGTGAGTTCGCGTTCTTTGGCGGCGAGGGCTTCGCGGATGGCAAGTTCGCGTTCTAAGCTCATGCGTTGGGCGAGGGCTTGGTTTTGGCTTTGCAGCTCGGTGATTTGGCGGGTTTTTTCGGCTAATTCGCTTTTCAGGCTGCCTGATAGGTTGGCGAGGGCGAGTTGGTTGTCTTTTTCGTGGTTGGCGAGTTGGTGGGCAAGCTCGGCGATTTGGGCTTCTTTTTGCGCGAGGGTTTGGCTGTATCGTTGCTTGTCTTGGGCTTGCTGGACGGCGAGTTCGCTTTTGGCTTGCGCTTGGGCTTGGGCAAGGCGTTCATGCACTTCGGCTTGAAATTCTTGGGTGCGGACTTGGTTGAGGATGTCGGCGTAGCTGGCTTCGTTGATAGTGAAGGCGGTGTGGCAGTGGGGGCATTTGATTTCGTGCATTTTAGGTGGGGTGATGGAGGGTTGGGATGGTGGGGATTTTAACAGATGGGGGGAGTAGGGCAGGGGTGGGGTGGAAAATAAAACTGTTGGGTGTTGTGGCAAGTGGTTTTTGTTGGGCGAATTGGGTTTCAGGCTGCCTTTAATTGAATGGGTAGAGGCAGCCTGAAAAGGGGTTGCTGCTTTGTGGTTGGCTTGGGATGTAGCTTTAACCATGCGCTTCATGCCAGCGGGGCACTTACTTTTCTTTGCTTCGCCAAAGAGAAGTAAGCAAAAGAAAGGCGACCCCGACGTGCAGGTTCGCTGCGCGAACTACCCTCACTCCGCATCCTTTTTTCGGCGCGTGCGAACTAGCCGCGCTGCGCACGTCGTCGGACAAGCGCACGCTTTTTTCCGAAAAAAGAATGCTGCGTTCGGCTGGACGTAGGGGAGGGGGTGGCAGTAGTAAACGTTTGTGAGGCGTTAGGCAGCCTGCGAAGCGTAGCGGAGTTGCGAAGCTAAAATCAATTTATCCAGTAGAAAATCGTTTGGCTCAATACCAAGCGGTTTTGTTTTTCAGGCTGCCTTTGGTGGATGTGGCAAGGTGTGTAAACGGCGTGCGCAGCGAAGCTGCACACCCTACGGCTGCTGGTGTCATCAACCATGCGAGGATGTAAACAGCAAATGTCGGCGAGCTGCCGACGCTCCATTTTTAGGTTTTCAGGCTGCCTTTGGTGGGTGTGGCAAGTTTGTAGGTTGGGCATTTATGCCCGACAAACACAAACCTGTTTATCTTTTAGATACACCACAACTAAAAACATCGGGCATAAATGCCCGACCTACTTAGGGTTAGTTTTCAGGCTGCCTTTGTTGGATAAACAGAGGCAGCCTGAAAATCATATACGCGCAACAATCGGCGTTAAGCCCACCTCGCGCTATTTATCCCCCATCGCCATCAAACTAGCGTTGCCCCCTGCGGCGGTGGTGTTTTCGCTGCATGAGACTTCGTGATAAAGCTGCAAGGTGTTGAGCGTTTCGCGGGCGTCGATCAGGCGGACGATTGCGCCTTG of Kingella oralis contains these proteins:
- a CDS encoding ATP-binding protein, with protein sequence MKLAQFLHQAASVLRRLDAWLPPEAIAPDWQASIAYRWTKAGNAGVLQGLPRPHTFPLARLAAVNSQMARLVRNTEQFLAGRPANNVLLTGARGTGKSSLVKALLHEYAERGLRLIEVDKNDLATLPALLILLESRPEKFIVFCDDLSFEEGEDGYKALKTALDGSLSRRADNVLVYATSNRRHLMPEYMDDNANTHTGRGGEIHAKEAVEEKVSLSDRFGLWLSFYPFDQNEYLAAVENWLADFRLPLDETARHAALNWAQMRGSRSGRTAYQFACDWAGRLPDERRVFE
- a CDS encoding GyrI-like domain-containing protein; translation: MLDYTSVPIPLRIIGIQQRTTLDKAHETLGEMWQQWEGNHKANRLPSFTMTIYCVYQYFDDAPNDVLITIGRITATDFPLPSFASETHIPAQDYARFIVPEPSAQSVYQTWGEIEDNGSLKRTFTTDFETYMLDGLPRIYVGVEPPAAE
- a CDS encoding arsenate reductase — encoded protein: MTIQLYGIPNCATVKKARAWLDEHHIAHEFINFKTQAPTREWLSDCLKQIPLDTLLNKRGTTWRKLTPEQQAQANSEAGAIALMMAQPSVIKRPVLVCGGKITVGFDADAYAALFQAAS
- a CDS encoding UDP-2,3-diacylglucosamine diphosphatase, with the protein product MSVSMPAPMPILFIADLHLSDHTPGLNALFARFLRDWQGKAAALYILGDLFDAWTGDDDDSATAAQVAQQLADFAADAPVYFIAGNRDFLLGKRYAAQCRMTLLPENQIVEYFGKTILLTHGDEMCTDDVGYLRYRKIMRNKIVQKILLSLPFRTRKNIAAKLRAASRERKRQPENYAIADVTEQGVQAALARHPHAQIIIHGHTHRPAHHVHTFCQREISRYVLQDWHDGKGGYLLLDERGVHAHGLPE
- a CDS encoding polyamine aminopropyltransferase, which encodes MKPHRTLIISVFIVASCGLAYELITAALASYLLGDSIFQYSLIIGLYLFSMGIGAHLTRYIADKDVLHRFIEIELLVGLIGGISALFLFTAFGIAAAPFRTLLYALVAVIGTVVGMEIPLVMRVLNEQRLAFKDTVARVLTFDYMGALAVSLLFPLFLAPKLGMARSALLFGLLNAAVALLTARVFRLHLPRYRSLKWRSYAVLLLLLVAFVFANRWVFQAEQRYFGDPVVFESHSPYQRLVVTQWKDDTRLYINGNLQFSSRDEARYHEALVIPAMQAAAQHKRVLILGGGDGLAAREVLKYPQVQQVTLVDLDPDMTRTFQTSAKLVALNQNALNHPKLRIINDDAAQWLQHTAAQFDVIIIDLPDPSNFALGKLYSVPMYRLVARHLAAGGKMVVQSTSPYFAPHAYWSVVATLEAAGLKTAPYHVYVPSFGEWGYVLAGAEADFRLPIRVDVPTRFLNAAEMAQMFRFPADMARREVEPNYLNNQKLVAYFEQDWANVMR
- a CDS encoding DUF4276 family protein yields the protein MVKIGFIVEGASEKKLLETSQNFRDFFAKCGFELVKVQDAKGGGNLLPEYMDSHLAEFANLGVEKLFVLTDLEDDPCAENVRKRISHEKIEFIFIAIKALEAWYLADSQAMCNFLQISQFHEEYPEQTQDKPWERIREIINEKSVRGVGSKLICANRMAKYWDFSIERAAQHPNCPSAKEFVQYFNPSAQ